DNA sequence from the Neomonachus schauinslandi chromosome 16, ASM220157v2, whole genome shotgun sequence genome:
tcgatcccaggactctgggatcatgacctgagccaaaggcagacgcttaacgactgagccacccaggtgcccctgatatccTCAGTTTTATCTCatggtctgcaaagcctaaaatatacACTCTTTGGCTCTTTTTTgagaaaagtttgccaactccagCTCTAaaatatagattattttaaaacataaacaccTTACATTATCAAGGCTTTACAGAGTTagtaataattccttaatatcaccCAGTATCCAGGTGGTATTTAAATGTTCCCAAtgggtggaaagaaaaaaacaacacttgAAAATTGATTTATAGTATTAAGGAGGGGCATGGCTGAGGTCAAGGGGGGAAGAGACTGGTCCAAGGTCAACCAGAAATTCAGGAATAGGATCGTGGACTATGGAATCTGGGAGGAAATCAAAACACCAGGCATGGACAAAAGCTGGAGGGATCTACTTAGTCAGGGAGCTTTTGGATAGCAATGTCAGAGCCCCAGTTAGAACTGGCTTATATGCAAGAGGGGATGGTTGGCTTAGGTGCTTAGGAAGGTTATGGGGATGGTTCATGATGTCAGGATGTGACATGGGTACCAGAGTCTCAAGTACTTGAAATGGTGACTTAAGCCAATCAGCTCTCTCACacgtgctcttgctctctctctctgtgtgtgacACTTTCTGTCACTCTACCTATTTCTCTctgcctttaattttctttttggtgtgtgtgagtTGTTTCTTATTCTGcttgtctctttccttcttctgtggATCTCATTCTAGCCTCTGTAGACAGACTTTATCAGATGGAGGGAACATAGCAGCTACTGACACATCCAATTAAGCAAACACAGCAGAAACAAAGATCTCCATTCTCCTGGCATCTTGATATTACTCCCAGGGAAGAACTCTGATTGGTTCAGTTTGAACTGACCCACCCCTTGGATCAATCTTTGTTGTCAGGGAGGAGGCAATGCTCTTGTTGGCTTGGCCTGGGTCATGCATCAATCCCAGTGGTTGGGTGGGCAGATGGGAGGGATTGGAGAACTATGATTGATATTTTCACCAGAACTATGCGAAATGAAAGAGCAGCTTCCCAGAAGAAGTGGGAAGCTGTTCttgaaagaagagggaagggaatcCAGGAAGTCAGAAACAATGGGCCTTCAGAACCCAAGGGGCTGAGTCAGGAGGTTCCAGGGTCACAGTGTCCAGGATCCCTCAGGGCAAGGCACAGCTGACAGGATAACCAGATGCCAGTTCTCAGGTGTGATCATGAACTGAAGGATAAATCATCAGGCAATGGTTCAGGACACAAGTTTGAGGGCGAGGGAAGTATGAGGCTGGGTATCTGTGTGGGACTTCAGAACAAGTGCTGGTACTAAATACAAAGGGCACAGGAGGGCTGGGGTTTGACAGTCTCACCAATGTGAGGGTAGGCATCATTAATAGGCCCATAGGGTTCCAAGTCCATTCTGAGCCATATGAGACTTCAAGGGTGTGTGACAGTGTCCCTGGAAAATTTTCTTCTCAGGGTGTGGGTCTGTACAACTGTGATACCATGGGCAATCCTCAGCATTTGAATTCTGCCTCTTCTGACTCCTCAGCTATATGACTTTGATCAAGGGATCTCACCTCTCTTAaaactccattttctcatctatataaTGGGGAAGACAGTCCTCACTTGGACCCATGTGAGGAATAGAGATGAGTTCTGAGAAATGTCTGACACATCACACAGCAGGTGTACAAGAAATGGAAGCTGCTTCATTCTGGATGACGGGGTAAGGGAGCTAATACTAACTCAGTGTATGCTATGTGTACATCcactttcttttcataattttattttatcctcccATTTACCTTGAGAAGtaaatttttctctccctcactttattattattattttttaaagattttatttattttttagagagcgagcgagagagaaacagcatgagaggggagagggtcagagggagaagcaggctccccgccgagccaggagtccgatgtgggactcgatcccaggaccctgggatcatgacccgagccgaaggcagacgcataaccatctgagccacccaggcgccctcactttatttttttaaagattttatttattagagagagagagagcatgagtgtgtgtgtggggggggagtgtcagagggagaggaagaagcagactccccactgagcagggagcctgactcagggcttgcctccaggaccccaagatcatgacctgagccaaaggcagacacccaaccaactgagccacccaggtgccccactccccACTTAAAGAGGGGCAAAGTGAAGCTTAGAAAAATTAAGTCACTTACCTGAAATCAAGCAATTAGGATTCACACCTGGTTTGGTCTGACTTGTGAGGCCAAGTTCTTTTGCTCACACCCCATGGTTGACTGGCGCAGGGATCAAGGAAAGACTGAGTCTAGGGTTGGCAAATCTATGGATGACAGTGGTTTGCAAACTAGTATTTATTTAAGTACCTCCTATGTTCCCTGGTCTGGGCTGGGTGTTAAAGAAAACACCAATGAACACCGACTCGTTCCTTCTGCTCATGAAGACATGTTTATCAACAAAATCAGATTAAATAATTAAGAACACAGAAAGACAGATAGGCAGAGCACAGCAGAGGAGATGTTCTGGGTTTGTAAGAATGGACAACAGGGCTCCAGAGGAGTGTagctcccttcctctttctgacAGAATGCTGATGAGGCAGGGGGATGAAGAGAGGATCCAGGGATAGAGATTTGGGCAGTAGATAAATTGGAAGTCTTGCTAAAATTCCTCTCCTTAGGAAGCTGAGAGGGAAAGATACAGATTACTGACTCATGGGGATATGAAGTCAAGTGGACTGGGGTCTACCTCTACTTGACTGGGGAGCCCAAGTCAGGAAGGTTGACACCCCTCAAGGCCAGGGTCCTCCTGTGGAATTGGTGGGATCAGTAGTCTGAGTTCGGGGGTCTCATTTGGGATTTGATGGGAGTAAGTGTGTCTCAGAAAGTTTGGGGACTTAGCTTGAATTTAGTCAGTATGGGGTCAATGTTAGTATGGTGTCTGTTGGTAGACTTTATTTCAGAGTTTGTGTGAAATAAAGGGTCAAAGTGGTGTGTGGAGTTAGGAAAATGAAGATGGGATGGGGAAAGAGTCGGACACGGAAGTGAATATGAAATTTCAGGTAGAAATTGGGTTGGAAAAGAGATAGAGCTGGAACTGGAGTCAGAGTGTTAGGATTGGGGTGAGTTGGGGATGAGTTAATAGGGATGTCAGTGTGGGCTTCCGGAATATTACTATAGTCTCGGATGGACACTATAGTTTGAGTTGTGCATGGGTCAGGCTTGGGACTGAGGCTATAGTGATATTCAGTTTTGGGTCAAGATTGAGTTTGGTTTATGTTTAGGGATTCAGGTGTTGGGTCAAAGTTTAAGGTTGGTTGAGGTGTGAGTTGTAGCTCGAGCTGACATTTGGAATCAGGGACTTGGTCAGGAACTAGATTCCAAGTTGAGGTATAAGTTAGAATTGGATAAGGATAAAGCAGAGTTGAGGGTTAGGTTTGGGTAGGAGTTGAGGTTTCAGGTTAAGACTTGGGCTTGTGTCATGATTGGTGTTGAGAACTGTGTCACAGTAAAGATTGGAGTTAGAATTATGCTTGAAGCCAGAGACTGAGATCTTTCTCACCCTCTCACAAACACTTGATCATATCTGAATAGGGCTTCTCAATGAATGGCACCACCATCCATTGAGCAAGAGACCTTGAAGTCTTAACATCTGACTCCCTCACCACATCCTACATTTAATCCATCCCCAAGGCCTGTTGATTCTCTTTCCTAAGCACATATTGGATCCATCCACCTACTGCCATCTCCACCTCCTAAATAGCCTTATCTAAGTCACCGTCATCTCTCATCTGGACTATAGCAATGGTCTTCTTATGGGTCCAAATCCCCTTAAAATCCATCCTTCATATAGCAGGTAGAGTGATATTTTGCAGTTACAAATCTTGTTATGTCACTTTTCTGACTAGGGTCCAAGTGGTTCACCATCATCCACAGGATAAAGTCAAACTTGCCATGACATATGTTCTTCATCGTCTGGGTTCCAGTCAACCCTCAGTCTCTGAACTCCAACCATAACTCCCATTTCAGGACCTTTGTACATGCTATTTCCTCTAAATGATATACTCTCTAGTCTGCTCCCATTTTATTCTAGTTAATGTTTATTGCTCTTTCAACTCTCAGCCTATTGTCAATTCCTGGGTCCAAGTCCCTAGGAAGTGTTTTTATAATACCTTATGCCTTTCCTTAAAAGCACACATTATGCttgtaattttacatttgtttatgaattatttatctttcttttaccCTAGACTGTCAGCTCCTTTAGAGAAGGGACTCTGTCTGGGTTTGCACACCATTGTATCCTCAGCATCTAGCCCAGCCTGGTATACAGCTGGTGCTCAATATGTATTTCTTAAGTGTATAAAGGATTGGATCTGAAAGACagtgtgggtggggggctgggggagtaGTTCTCTAGTTGGATTGGAGGTAGGAGTGGTTTGTTGATTACTGTGGCTTCAAGATACAGATTTAAGTTAGAATTGGGTTTGGATTCATGGTTTAGGATCAGATTTGAATTTAACTCTTGTGGTCTTAGCACGGAAGATTTTGGCTCTAGGAACCAAATACTCCGAATCAGATAGGAAACCCAAAGAAGTCATAGGATGAATAGCCACCATAGTTGGTTAATTCACTAGCTCAGAGACCTCACCAAAGACCCCAATtatctccatctctctgtttGGCAACCTTCACTGTTTCGGCTTGGTCTGCCAGCCACTTTGCTCCATAGTTCCTGGAGGGCTGCCACAGTTCCATAATTTACATCAGGGGCATCATctggcagaagaaaagagaactcttCAGATGTCTCTTTTGTAAACAAAACAGTCTTTTCCAGAAGTGCCCCAGTGATCTTCCTCTCACGCCTTATTGTCTCTCATGTCTATTTCTAAACCAGTCACTGGCAAGCAGAATATGGGTTTCATGTTTGGTGCAGTAAAACTTATCATCATGATAAGGACAAAAGATTATCCAAGCAAGATTAGGGTGTTCATAGAAAGGCAGAAGGAGCAAACAATAGCCCCTATTATGGGTCAGATTATGGAATGGAGGTAGAATTGGGTTTGGATCAGCACTGAGATAAGATTTGGGATAGCTAAGGAACCAATTACATTTTGGAGATCTGATTTAGAAGTTGGGGtcaattccatttttaggaatttgACTTCAAGTAATAATCAGACAATGTCCCATCTTCCTCAAAGTGAAAGCTGAAGTCCTACATTGGTCTTCAAGACTCTATGTCATTTGAGTCCTGTCATGTCTCTGATCTCATGGCCTGCGTTGTCTCCCTTACTCATTCAGCTCCACTCAAAAATGTCTTCCCTGTTAGAACATTCTAGTCACACCCCTTGCCTAATTCGCCTGCCTGTTTGCTCTGCCTGGAACTCACTACCCAGAAGTAGTTACATGGATCCATTCACCACCTCCTTCAAGAttttgctcaaatgttaccttcaCATGGAGTCTTTCCAATCATCATTCCAAATATTAATCACCCCAGGGATCTCTGAGAGTGGAGAGAACCAACAACTCCCTATCCCTCTTCCCActtatatttttctccatggcaCTTCCCACCACCTaacaaacaatatattttatgtacttatttttgtattcatGGTCTCCACAGTAGGAGAGCCTCTGTGAAGGaatttttatctgctttgttgACTGCTTGCTGTGGCCCCAGGAGCAGAAGAATTTCTGGCAGAGTAGATGCTCCATGAATATTTGAACAAACACAGGAGCAAAGACAAATGTACAAAGAAGTTCATTCCAGCATTATTATAATGAAAACTATCCAAAATACACGAATTTGAAACACATTACATAAATCATGTTTCAACCATAGAATGGGATACTATGCAATCCttaggaaggaagaggaaattatCTAAATATACTAAGAGGAAAAATTGTTCAagttattttacagagaaaaaaagttcTATTACATAATACTTAAGTATGGAGTTCTTTGTTATAAATACACAATACGACAGCAATCTGTGTACAATATGAGAACACAGACTAAATTGATAATTGTGAACATTTAGTAGGATGGGATTAGGGAAAGCACTCTCTTTTTAATTCATATCCCTATATCAGGGCTGGAAGTGGGTTCAGGCTCAAAGACACCATCGGGATCCAGCCTGGACAAATTCCGACAGGCTGGTCTGAATTAGGGTACAGGGTGTAGGCCACCCCTGAGAGGGAATGAGGACAAGAAAATGGCCCCAGAGGAGGACATTCCCTGAGCTCTGCAGttccttgctcctcctcctgaGGCCCCCCTCAGAGCCAACACCAGGTCTCATCTGTAGCAGCCACCAGGACAGAGGGCCCGAATGGGCGGGGCCAACTAGCTGGGTACCGCCCGACCCTGGCCTGTAGAAGGAGGGTGGAGAAAGAATTGAGTGCGGCCAATTACTTTCGCTGCCTCAGGGCTTCGAGATAACTGCGAACGCAGGGTGGGGGCGTCTCAGAGCCGGCTCCGCCTGCACCCCAGGCCGCTGGGGCGTGCGTGGGGACGGGGATGGTATAAGACGGCCGCCCTGCACAGGGCTGGACACGCTTGGCTCCCAACTGAGACTGGAGCCGAGATCACATCGGACCCTCGGGCGGTGAGAAGGGGGCTcatttggggtgggggatgaagCTGGCTGGATAGCTGGCTCCTGCTTctaaggggaggggggtggctggAATCCTGGTTGTGAAAGATGAGGGACTGGAGGTCTGGAATTTGGTGTCTGTTAGGGGAAAAAGAACTGAAGATCTAGACTTGCGGATGAGGAGGGATGGGACAGATTGCTGAGATTCCTGAGTCCCCAGGGGGAAGGGAGGTCTGGAGGCCTGGCCTCCTGGGTCTGAGTAGGGGAAGAACTGGGGATTTGGACTTCTAAGCCTGATGTAGGAGGGGCTGGACTTGGACTCCTGCTACCTGAAACTCTTTGTCCTTCCTAGCCCCCCGCAAAAGAGACCCTTGCTTTGCCTGGCAGCCCCCGGAGAGGCTGAGAGGCCACCATGGCAGGATCCCTTCTCTTGCCCCTGCAGATCCTACTACTGACCTTAATCCTGGGATCTGCTGGCCAAGAAGGTGAGGGCTGGACTGGGAGGTCTGACCTCACCCCTGGGGCCTCCCATTGTCCCtgctgaccccccccccaaggatTTCCTGGGTCAGAACCCTCCCCCTGCTACAGCTTCCTCCTACGGAAGACAAGACTCTTCTACCTCCGGTCCCCTTTGTTCCTGCTTCCTTCTGACTCCTGGGGTCTCTGTGCCCTCCGGGCCATCTCCTGCACTCAGTGTTGCTCCCATCAGCTTCTGTGGTTGCCTCCAGACAAGATGTTCCTCCTGGGTTtataagcaggctccctctgtctctctccatctccacgtCCGGCTTTCTCTGTACTGTTCCCTCTTTCTGCCTCTGCATTTCTCAtgcctctctgtttctttccatcttcctctcCAGATCCATCGGCTGCTTCTTCAGCCCCCTTAATGCATGCTACCCATGTTTTCTTCCTTGTCTCTATCCAACCCAAGGTGACAAGAGTGGGGAGAAGATTATTGATGGAGTCCCATGTCCAAGAGGCTCCCAACCCTGGCAGGTGGCCCTGCTCAGAGGCAATCAGCTCCACTGTGGAGGTGTGCTGCTCAATGAACAGTGGGTGCTCACTGCTGCCCACTGCATGATGAAGTACGTGGCAGGGACACTGCAGCCCTCTCTCGGggtctctgtccccctccctcgaGGTCCCTGTCCCTTCTCCCAATCATAGTGTTTCTCTCTGAATGTCACTCTGTTCTCCCAGTGAATACAACGTGCACATGGGCAGTCATCAGCTGGGTGATAATAGAGCTCAGAAGATCCGGGCCACAAGGTCATTCCTCCACCCTGGGTACTCCACTCAGACCCACGTTAATGACCTCATGCTCGTGAAGCTAAGTAGACGAGCCAGGCTATCATCGAGTGTGAGGAAAGTCAAGCTGCCCTCCCGCTGTGAACCCCCTGGGACCACATGCACCGTTTCTGGCTGGGGCACCACCACCAGCCCTGATGGTGAGGCTGCCTCTGGGACCCAAGGGCCCTGGCTCCCAACTCATCCCTCAGACCCTGGAGACCAGGAGTCAAGCCCCATTTCATGACTTGAGTGTTGAGCCTCCAGTCCCCTCTTCCTTCAGGGTCCAAggctcttcctctctccatcaGCACTCAGGGGGCCGCAGGCCCAGGCCTCTGActgacctcccctctccccaccagtgACCTTTCCATCAGAGCTCATGTGCACGGATGTCAAGCTCATCTCCTCCCAGGATTGCAAGAAGATTTACAAGGACCTACTGGGAAAATCCATGCTCTGTGCTGGCATCCCCAACTCCAAGACCAACGCCTGCAATGTGAGAGTCCACCCATCCCCAGCCCTGGATCCCCTGTCTTTCCTTCCGTCCAGAAATCTGTGCACCTGACCTTGGTGCTGAGCATTTCCCTtgtacccccaccccaccccaaggccTGTTTTCCTAGCTCTCTCTACCCTGCTCTCTGTCTGGGGCAGTAGTGGGAGCCCAGGAGGCTGGCATGGCCCTGGGATGGGGCAGAATGGCGGTGGAAAAGATGGGGTTGGGACAGGCAGATGAGTAAGGCACTGGCTTCCAGCCCACACTTCAAGTGGTTGCCAAGATAAATCATATTCTACTaatgcaacatttttaaaaattaaaatccatgcatggggcacctgggtggctcagttggttaagcgactgccttcagctcaggtcatgatcctggagtcccaggatcgagtcccatatcgggctccttgctcagcagggactctgcttctccctctgaccctctcatgctctatctcattctctgtctcaaataaataaataaaatctttaaaaaaaaaataaaatccatgcaAAAAGCCCATGATGAACAATATATCAGAATTTTGGATAAAGAGCCATCAGTCTTACTGAATTGTTCATTTGCTTCGGGCTACAGTAATGGTGCAACCCAGCACTATACTGACGCTGTCTTTATCTAAGGTTGGGATACTGTGCTCATCATGGACTTTTTCatactaaatttgattttttttcaagcattgcgttgaaatattatttattgcaATTATTGAGACTTTGTTGCAGGAGCTGTCTCCTCCACCTCATCCCAGTCCTGGTTTTAGGGAA
Encoded proteins:
- the LOC110572974 gene encoding kallikrein-7-like isoform X2, with protein sequence MMNEYNVHMGSHQLGDNRAQKIRATRSFLHPGYSTQTHVNDLMLVKLSRRARLSSSVRKVKLPSRCEPPGTTCTVSGWGTTTSPDVTFPSELMCTDVKLISSQDCKKIYKDLLGKSMLCAGIPNSKTNACNGDSGGPLMCKGTLQGLVSWGTFPCGQPNDPGVYTQVCKYVKWINETMREHC
- the LOC110572974 gene encoding kallikrein-7-like isoform X1; its protein translation is MAGSLLLPLQILLLTLILGSAGQEGDKSGEKIIDGVPCPRGSQPWQVALLRGNQLHCGGVLLNEQWVLTAAHCMMNEYNVHMGSHQLGDNRAQKIRATRSFLHPGYSTQTHVNDLMLVKLSRRARLSSSVRKVKLPSRCEPPGTTCTVSGWGTTTSPDVTFPSELMCTDVKLISSQDCKKIYKDLLGKSMLCAGIPNSKTNACNGDSGGPLMCKGTLQGLVSWGTFPCGQPNDPGVYTQVCKYVKWINETMREHC